One window from the genome of Lottiidibacillus patelloidae encodes:
- the hslO gene encoding Hsp33 family molecular chaperone HslO, whose amino-acid sequence MKDYIVKALAYNGAIRVYAARTTETVSEAQRRHDTWATASAALGRSLTASAMMGTMLKGEEKITVKIEGGGPIGHLIIDADAKGNVRGYVSNPHVHFDLNEHGKLDVARAVGKEGFLTVVKDIGMRDHFTGQVPIVSGELGEDFTYYFASSEQVPSSVGVGVLVNPDHSILAAGGFIIQVMPGADDEVISKIEQQLSSIEPVSKLIEKGLSPEELVRNVLGETEVKFLDTVPVKFQCKCSRERIENGLLSLGAQELQSIIEDEGKAEAVCHFCNEKYTFNKDELEEIKGQSNKGN is encoded by the coding sequence ATGAAAGACTACATCGTAAAAGCCTTAGCGTATAACGGTGCGATCCGCGTGTATGCAGCAAGAACTACCGAGACAGTTTCAGAAGCGCAAAGAAGACACGACACTTGGGCGACTGCATCAGCAGCATTAGGTCGTTCGTTAACTGCTTCGGCTATGATGGGTACCATGCTTAAAGGTGAAGAAAAAATTACAGTGAAAATTGAAGGTGGAGGTCCGATTGGACATCTAATTATTGACGCAGACGCAAAAGGGAATGTTCGTGGATATGTTTCAAATCCACATGTTCATTTTGATTTGAATGAACATGGAAAGCTTGATGTTGCTAGAGCTGTAGGAAAAGAAGGATTTTTGACAGTAGTTAAAGATATTGGGATGCGAGATCATTTCACTGGGCAAGTGCCAATTGTCTCTGGTGAATTAGGAGAAGATTTCACTTACTATTTTGCATCTTCTGAGCAAGTGCCATCCTCAGTAGGGGTAGGTGTATTAGTAAATCCAGATCACTCTATTTTAGCCGCTGGTGGATTTATTATTCAAGTTATGCCTGGTGCAGATGATGAAGTAATTTCGAAAATAGAACAGCAGTTATCTTCCATTGAGCCGGTATCTAAATTAATTGAAAAAGGATTATCTCCAGAAGAGTTAGTTCGAAACGTGCTCGGAGAAACAGAAGTGAAGTTTTTAGATACGGTTCCTGTAAAGTTTCAATGTAAATGTTCACGTGAACGAATTGAAAATGGACTGCTTTCATTAGGCGCTCAAGAGCTTCAAAGTATTATCGAAGATGAAGGGAAAGCAGAAGCGGTCTGCCATTTTTGTAATGAAAAATATACTTTTAACAAAGATGAGTTAGAAGAAATTAAAGGTCAATCGAATAAGGGGAATTAA
- the tilS gene encoding tRNA lysidine(34) synthetase TilS, giving the protein MQTVHGFIKRHQLIKNNSTIVVGVSGGPDSLALLHFLWNHRTHFGINVIAAHVDHMLRGEQSHDDYLAVAAFCDALGILLEAEKIDVNSYKKKEKLSTQVAARNARYAFFEDVMKKHHADYLALAHHGDDQVETMIMNQVRGSVGFGQAGIPFKRPFSEGMIIRPFLSITKDEIEHYCKEEKILPRYDESNESDSYTRNRFRKYVLPFLKKENPNVHLRMQTQSELLMADQQWLIKEAEEKLSDLLISKSRETVILAVEKFIHVPFPLQRRMITLILNYLYGQNAQDLSYVHIQQVLDLLNNKHPSGELFLPKGIYISRSYSCCSFSVHMLKEDHFSYEKELHIPGQCETPIGTIQVSLEEKLPTIKDEKSFFVCNYEDLTLPIIVRTRVPGDRMTLKGSPGSKKLKAIFIDQKVDKELRDVWPVVVDGNNNILWLPKLKLSSFAQTSQNTAKYVVFTFCNLNQ; this is encoded by the coding sequence TTGCAAACGGTTCACGGTTTTATTAAGCGGCATCAGCTTATAAAAAATAATTCTACAATTGTAGTAGGTGTCTCTGGTGGGCCAGATTCATTGGCATTGCTTCACTTTTTATGGAACCATCGTACCCATTTTGGTATTAATGTCATTGCTGCTCACGTCGATCATATGCTTAGAGGGGAACAATCTCACGACGATTATCTAGCAGTAGCTGCATTTTGTGATGCATTGGGCATACTACTTGAGGCAGAAAAAATAGACGTTAATAGCTATAAAAAGAAAGAAAAGCTTAGTACGCAAGTAGCGGCTCGAAATGCTAGATATGCCTTTTTTGAAGATGTGATGAAAAAGCACCATGCAGATTATTTAGCATTGGCACACCACGGGGATGATCAAGTAGAAACAATGATTATGAACCAAGTTAGAGGGAGTGTTGGATTTGGTCAGGCGGGTATCCCTTTCAAGCGTCCTTTTTCTGAAGGGATGATTATTCGTCCATTTTTAAGCATAACGAAAGATGAAATTGAGCACTATTGTAAAGAAGAAAAAATATTACCTAGATATGATGAAAGTAATGAGAGTGATTCGTATACAAGAAATCGATTTAGGAAATATGTCTTGCCTTTTTTGAAAAAGGAAAATCCAAATGTCCACTTGCGAATGCAAACGCAAAGTGAACTACTGATGGCTGATCAACAGTGGCTGATTAAAGAAGCAGAAGAAAAATTAAGCGATTTACTTATTAGTAAATCAAGGGAAACTGTTATTTTAGCTGTAGAAAAATTTATACATGTTCCCTTTCCTTTACAAAGGAGAATGATTACTCTAATATTAAATTATCTATATGGTCAAAATGCCCAAGATTTATCTTATGTACATATTCAGCAGGTGTTAGATTTACTTAATAATAAACACCCTTCTGGGGAATTGTTTTTACCAAAAGGAATTTACATATCACGTTCTTATTCATGCTGTTCATTTTCAGTACATATGCTTAAAGAAGACCATTTTTCTTATGAAAAAGAATTACATATTCCAGGACAATGTGAAACTCCAATTGGCACTATTCAGGTTAGTTTAGAGGAAAAACTCCCAACAATAAAAGATGAGAAATCTTTTTTTGTTTGTAATTACGAAGATTTAACACTTCCAATTATTGTTCGTACTCGAGTGCCAGGTGACAGAATGACATTGAAGGGGAGTCCAGGTTCAAAAAAGCTCAAGGCAATATTTATTGACCAAAAGGTGGATAAAGAGCTACGCGATGTATGGCCGGTTGTTGTTGATGGTAATAACAATATATTGTGGTTACCAAAACTAAAGCTTTCTAGCTTTGCACAAACCTCACAAAACACTGCTAAATATGTCGTATTCACATTTTGTAATCTTAACCAATAG
- a CDS encoding type III pantothenate kinase: MILVLDVGNTNTVLGVYDNNELKYHWRIETSRSKTEDEYGMVIKGLFAHEGLNFSSIKGIIISSVVPPIMFALERMCTKYFHINPIVVGPGVKTGLNLKLENPREVGADRIVNAVAGIHYYGQPLIIVDFGTATTYCYINEEGHYLGGAIAPGISISTEALYSKAAKLPRIEIAKPEHVVGKNTVNAMQSGILFGYVGQVEGIVKRMKDQANGTPKVIATGGLAKLISKETDVIDYIDPLLTLNGLNLIYQKNC, encoded by the coding sequence ATGATTTTAGTATTAGATGTAGGGAATACAAATACAGTCTTAGGGGTATATGATAATAACGAATTAAAATATCACTGGCGTATTGAAACGAGTAGAAGTAAAACGGAAGATGAATATGGCATGGTTATTAAAGGTTTATTTGCACATGAAGGTTTAAACTTTTCTAGCATTAAAGGTATTATCATTTCTTCTGTCGTACCTCCGATTATGTTTGCACTTGAGCGTATGTGTACGAAGTATTTTCACATCAATCCGATTGTAGTCGGGCCAGGGGTGAAAACAGGATTAAACTTAAAATTAGAAAACCCAAGAGAAGTTGGAGCTGACCGAATCGTTAATGCGGTTGCTGGCATACATTATTATGGCCAACCATTGATTATCGTTGATTTTGGTACAGCGACTACTTATTGCTATATAAACGAAGAAGGTCACTATTTAGGTGGAGCAATTGCACCTGGAATTAGCATTTCAACTGAAGCGCTTTATTCAAAAGCAGCTAAGTTGCCCCGGATTGAAATCGCTAAGCCGGAACATGTTGTTGGGAAAAATACGGTAAATGCGATGCAATCAGGTATTTTATTTGGCTATGTCGGACAAGTTGAAGGTATCGTTAAAAGAATGAAAGATCAGGCAAATGGCACACCGAAAGTAATCGCTACAGGTGGTCTAGCCAAATTAATTTCAAAAGAAACCGATGTTATTGACTATATTGATCCATTATTAACATTGAATGGCTTAAACTTAATTTATCAAAAAAATTGTTAA
- the pabA gene encoding aminodeoxychorismate/anthranilate synthase component II, with protein sequence MILMIDNYDSFTYNLVQYLGELGEELIVKRNDEITIEEIELLDPSFLMISPGPKTPNDAGISLNVISHFKGKIPIFGVCLGHQSIGQAFGGEVVQAERLMHGKTSLIHHDGKTIFQDIENPFTATRYHSLIVKKETLPDCLEVSAWTDAGEIMALRHKEYAIEGVQFHPESIMTESGKMLLQNFINTHRKTNRTVNKTCMSI encoded by the coding sequence ATGATATTAATGATAGATAATTACGATTCATTTACGTACAACTTAGTGCAATATTTAGGCGAGCTAGGTGAGGAGTTAATAGTTAAACGTAATGATGAAATAACAATAGAAGAAATCGAACTGCTAGACCCGAGCTTTTTAATGATATCACCAGGACCTAAAACACCAAATGATGCAGGGATTAGTTTAAATGTAATATCACACTTCAAAGGGAAAATACCAATTTTCGGAGTTTGCTTAGGGCACCAATCGATTGGCCAAGCGTTCGGTGGAGAAGTTGTCCAAGCGGAAAGGTTAATGCACGGAAAAACGTCACTCATCCATCATGATGGAAAGACGATTTTTCAAGATATTGAAAACCCATTTACTGCAACGAGATATCACTCGTTAATTGTAAAAAAAGAAACGTTGCCTGATTGCTTAGAAGTTTCAGCGTGGACAGATGCAGGTGAAATAATGGCCTTAAGACATAAAGAATATGCAATTGAAGGTGTACAGTTTCATCCAGAGTCAATAATGACTGAGTCGGGGAAAATGTTATTACAAAATTTCATTAATACACATCGTAAAACGAATAGGACTGTAAACAAAACATGTATGTCTATTTAA
- the ftsH gene encoding ATP-dependent zinc metalloprotease FtsH: protein MNRIFRNTIFYLLIFLVVVGVVSIFNGPKQETEELDLKQFFQLLEAGEVESITIQPAHGVYFVTGQLVNHSEKESYQTNVFQGDTTHAAIVAAAKEQNIAITIKEAEQTSGWVTFFTSIIPFVIIFILFFFLLNQAQGGGSRVMNFGKSKAKMYSEEKKKVRFKDVAGADEEKQELVEIVEFLKDPRKFAELGARIPKGVLLVGPPGTGKTLLARAVAGEAGVPFFSISGSDFVEMFVGVGASRVRDLFENAKKNAPCIIFIDEIDAVGRQRGAGLGGGHDEREQTLNQLLVEMDGFGANEGIIIVAATNRPDILDPALLRPGRFDRQITVDRPDLKGREEVLKVHAHNKPLADDVNLKTIAMRTPGFSGADLENLLNEAALVAARHDKKKVTMEDVDEAIDRVIAGPAKKSRVISKKERNIVAYHESGHTVIGATLENAEMVHKVTIVPRGQAGGYAVMLPKEDRYFMTKPELLDKIVGLLGGRVAEELTFGEVSTGAHNDFQRATAIARKMVTEYGMSDKLGPLQFGQVQGQVFLGRDIQSDQNYSDRIAYEIDLEIQRIIKEQYDRAKQILTEKKDKLELIAQTLLEIETLDAEQIEELMKTGKLPVRAVKDAGDVKVNISRQDEEPIDVKDDEETPVDEKKED from the coding sequence ATGAATAGAATTTTTCGTAATACAATCTTTTATTTACTAATATTCCTTGTCGTCGTTGGAGTTGTAAGTATCTTTAACGGGCCGAAGCAAGAAACAGAGGAATTAGATTTAAAACAGTTTTTCCAATTGCTAGAGGCTGGTGAAGTAGAATCAATAACGATTCAACCGGCACATGGAGTATATTTTGTTACAGGTCAATTGGTCAATCACTCGGAAAAAGAAAGTTATCAAACAAACGTATTCCAAGGTGATACTACGCATGCTGCAATAGTTGCAGCTGCAAAAGAACAAAACATTGCCATAACAATAAAGGAAGCAGAACAAACGAGTGGATGGGTAACATTTTTCACATCAATTATTCCGTTTGTCATTATCTTTATTTTATTCTTTTTCTTGCTAAACCAAGCGCAAGGCGGCGGAAGTCGTGTTATGAACTTCGGTAAAAGCAAAGCAAAAATGTATAGTGAAGAGAAGAAAAAGGTGCGCTTCAAGGATGTTGCAGGTGCAGATGAGGAAAAGCAAGAACTTGTTGAAATAGTTGAGTTTTTGAAAGACCCTCGTAAATTTGCTGAATTAGGTGCACGAATTCCTAAAGGGGTCTTATTAGTAGGACCTCCAGGAACAGGTAAAACATTACTAGCAAGAGCCGTTGCAGGTGAAGCTGGCGTTCCGTTTTTCTCAATTAGTGGATCAGACTTCGTCGAAATGTTTGTCGGTGTAGGTGCATCACGTGTACGTGATCTATTTGAAAATGCTAAGAAGAATGCTCCGTGTATTATTTTCATTGACGAAATTGATGCAGTTGGACGTCAACGTGGCGCAGGCCTTGGTGGCGGACATGACGAGCGAGAGCAAACGTTAAACCAATTATTAGTTGAAATGGATGGATTCGGTGCAAACGAAGGAATTATTATCGTAGCTGCGACGAACCGCCCAGACATTTTAGATCCAGCTTTATTACGTCCAGGACGTTTTGACCGTCAAATTACGGTTGACCGCCCAGACTTAAAAGGCCGTGAAGAAGTCTTAAAAGTACATGCTCATAATAAACCATTAGCGGATGACGTTAATTTAAAAACAATTGCAATGAGAACACCAGGCTTCTCTGGGGCAGACTTAGAAAACTTATTAAACGAAGCTGCACTTGTTGCTGCTAGACATGATAAGAAGAAAGTTACAATGGAAGATGTTGATGAAGCAATCGACCGTGTTATTGCGGGTCCTGCTAAAAAGAGTCGAGTTATCTCTAAGAAAGAACGCAATATCGTTGCTTACCATGAATCTGGTCATACAGTTATTGGAGCAACATTAGAAAATGCAGAAATGGTTCATAAAGTTACGATAGTACCTCGAGGGCAAGCAGGTGGTTATGCAGTAATGCTTCCGAAAGAAGACCGTTACTTTATGACAAAGCCTGAGTTACTTGATAAGATCGTTGGTCTATTAGGTGGGCGAGTAGCCGAGGAATTAACTTTCGGTGAAGTATCAACAGGTGCACACAATGACTTCCAACGTGCTACTGCAATTGCACGTAAGATGGTAACGGAGTACGGAATGAGTGACAAGCTTGGACCGCTTCAATTCGGTCAAGTGCAAGGTCAAGTGTTCTTAGGTCGTGACATTCAAAGTGATCAAAACTACAGTGATCGTATCGCGTATGAGATTGACTTAGAAATTCAACGAATTATTAAGGAACAATATGATCGTGCGAAGCAAATTCTAACAGAGAAGAAAGATAAGCTAGAACTTATCGCTCAAACATTGTTAGAAATTGAAACTCTTGATGCTGAGCAAATTGAGGAATTAATGAAGACAGGAAAGTTACCGGTTCGTGCTGTAAAGGACGCTGGTGATGTGAAAGTAAATATTAGTCGTCAAGACGAAGAACCTATCGATGTTAAAGATGACGAAGAAACTCCTGTTGATGAAAAGAAAGAAGATTAA
- the folP gene encoding dihydropteroate synthase yields the protein MIKSVSKHNKGSLICRPYSLNLSEKTAIMGILNTTPDSFSDGGKFNEVDHAVAKAKEMVINGADIIDIGGESTRPNAEKVSLEEEIARVIPIIKAVSEAVNVPISIDTYKAEVAKLAIEAGAHIINDVWGAKADKDMAIVAAEKEVPIILMHNRNNKNYNNLMDDIISDLAESISIVKKAGVKDDKIVLDPGIGFAKTYEQNLEVMNKLDQITKLGYPVLLGTSRKSMIGFALDLPVDERVEGTGATVCLGIERGCDIMRVHDVLEMSRMAKMMDAMLGKGK from the coding sequence ATGATAAAAAGTGTAAGCAAACATAATAAAGGATCATTGATATGTCGGCCATATTCACTTAATCTATCGGAAAAAACGGCGATTATGGGCATTTTAAACACAACACCAGATTCTTTTTCTGATGGTGGAAAGTTCAATGAAGTGGATCATGCTGTCGCTAAAGCAAAAGAAATGGTTATAAACGGAGCAGATATTATTGATATTGGTGGCGAGTCAACAAGACCTAATGCGGAGAAAGTTTCTTTGGAAGAAGAAATTGCTCGAGTAATACCAATCATAAAGGCAGTTTCTGAAGCGGTAAATGTACCAATATCGATTGATACGTATAAAGCAGAAGTTGCGAAATTGGCTATTGAAGCGGGTGCTCATATTATTAATGATGTTTGGGGAGCAAAAGCAGACAAGGATATGGCCATAGTTGCTGCAGAAAAAGAAGTACCTATCATCTTAATGCATAATCGGAATAATAAAAATTACAATAACCTAATGGATGATATTATAAGCGACTTGGCGGAATCAATCTCAATAGTAAAGAAAGCTGGAGTGAAAGACGACAAAATTGTCTTAGATCCAGGAATAGGGTTTGCGAAAACATATGAGCAAAACTTAGAAGTGATGAATAAACTTGATCAAATCACGAAATTAGGTTACCCAGTGTTGCTAGGAACTTCGAGAAAATCAATGATAGGATTTGCCTTGGATTTGCCAGTCGATGAAAGAGTAGAAGGAACTGGTGCTACAGTATGCCTAGGAATTGAAAGAGGTTGTGACATTATGAGAGTACATGATGTTCTAGAAATGTCGCGCATGGCTAAAATGATGGATGCGATGCTTGGAAAGGGAAAGTGA
- the hpt gene encoding hypoxanthine phosphoribosyltransferase: MHNEMKEVLISEEEIQAKCEELAKVLSEEYQDRYPLVIGVLKGAVLFMADLTKRMNIHLEMDFMDVSSYGNSTVSSGEVKIIKDLNTSIEGRDILIVEDIIDSGLTLSYLVDLFKHRKAKSIKIVTLLDKPTGRKVDLKPDLAGFIVPDAFVVGYGLDFAERYRNLPYIGILKPEIYES, translated from the coding sequence ATGCATAATGAAATGAAAGAAGTACTAATATCAGAAGAAGAGATCCAAGCGAAGTGTGAAGAACTTGCAAAGGTCCTTTCCGAAGAATACCAAGACCGCTATCCACTAGTTATTGGCGTGTTAAAAGGTGCTGTATTATTTATGGCAGATTTAACAAAGCGAATGAATATTCATTTGGAAATGGACTTTATGGATGTATCAAGTTACGGTAATTCTACTGTATCTTCTGGTGAAGTGAAAATAATTAAAGATTTAAACACATCTATTGAAGGGCGCGACATCTTAATTGTCGAAGATATTATCGACAGTGGCTTAACATTAAGCTACTTAGTAGACCTCTTCAAGCACAGAAAAGCAAAGTCAATAAAAATTGTCACTCTACTTGATAAGCCAACTGGTCGTAAAGTCGATCTAAAACCAGATTTAGCAGGCTTTATTGTTCCAGACGCGTTTGTTGTAGGCTATGGTTTAGACTTTGCTGAGCGCTATCGTAATCTGCCTTATATCGGTATTTTAAAGCCAGAGATTTATGAAAGTTAA
- a CDS encoding anthranilate synthase component I family protein: MLARKETHHVILESLLGGRYSIIGLQPFAIATGYEKSLQINVGGIEETYHGDPLEQLKQWMEPYRTAVIEDLPDFQGGAIGYISYDYVRQIEVLPEQSRDDLQMPEIYFLIFNDVIVYDHQEEALWLITHSQERSEQEAEKRLIKLEKAVQSEFSEESWKKRSNVGLEKKFSLTEDAFKNAVERIQNYISAGDVFQVNLSVRQAEELNTEPLHIYEKLRELNPSPYMGYFHVPEFQLVSGSPELLIKKKGDTLSTRPIAGTRSRGKNAQEDELLAKELIENEKERAEHVMLVDLERNDLGRVSKFGTVEVNEFMTIEKYSHVMHIVSNVRGLLAKQYDGYDAIRAAFPGGTITGAPKVRTMEIIEELEPVRRGIYTGSIGWLGFNGDLELNIAIRTMVAKDNIAYVQAGAGIVIDSNPAAEYKESLKKAKALWKAKELSEQEVSVNDINDR; encoded by the coding sequence ATGCTGGCGAGGAAAGAAACACATCACGTCATTTTGGAAAGTTTACTAGGTGGACGCTACAGTATTATAGGGCTGCAACCGTTTGCTATTGCAACAGGGTATGAAAAATCGTTACAAATCAATGTTGGTGGAATCGAAGAAACTTATCATGGTGATCCGTTAGAACAACTAAAACAATGGATGGAACCGTATAGGACAGCTGTAATTGAAGATTTACCTGATTTTCAAGGTGGGGCAATTGGCTATATAAGTTACGATTATGTTAGACAAATTGAAGTATTACCTGAGCAAAGTAGAGATGATTTACAAATGCCAGAAATATATTTTTTAATCTTTAATGATGTAATTGTATATGACCATCAAGAAGAGGCACTTTGGTTAATTACCCATAGTCAAGAGCGAAGTGAGCAAGAAGCTGAAAAGAGATTAATTAAATTAGAAAAAGCAGTACAAAGTGAATTCAGTGAGGAGAGTTGGAAAAAACGCTCAAATGTTGGACTTGAGAAAAAATTCTCATTAACTGAAGATGCATTTAAAAATGCAGTGGAACGAATTCAAAATTATATTTCTGCGGGTGATGTATTCCAAGTTAATTTATCAGTTCGACAGGCGGAAGAACTTAACACAGAGCCTTTGCACATTTATGAAAAGTTAAGAGAATTGAACCCTTCACCTTATATGGGGTATTTTCATGTTCCTGAATTTCAGCTCGTATCTGGTTCGCCGGAACTTTTAATAAAGAAAAAAGGGGATACATTAAGTACTAGACCTATTGCTGGAACAAGGTCACGAGGAAAAAATGCACAAGAAGATGAATTGCTTGCAAAAGAGCTAATAGAAAATGAAAAAGAACGAGCAGAACATGTCATGCTCGTTGACTTAGAAAGAAATGACCTCGGAAGAGTAAGTAAATTCGGTACGGTTGAAGTAAATGAATTTATGACAATAGAGAAGTATTCACACGTCATGCACATTGTTTCAAATGTTCGAGGACTACTTGCAAAACAGTATGATGGTTACGATGCGATAAGAGCAGCTTTTCCTGGCGGAACAATTACCGGCGCTCCTAAAGTTAGAACGATGGAAATTATTGAAGAATTAGAACCTGTTCGTCGTGGTATTTATACTGGCTCAATTGGTTGGCTTGGCTTTAATGGTGATTTAGAATTGAACATTGCAATTCGAACAATGGTAGCAAAAGATAATATAGCTTATGTACAAGCTGGAGCTGGAATAGTTATTGATTCTAATCCAGCAGCGGAATATAAAGAGTCATTGAAGAAAGCAAAAGCGTTATGGAAAGCAAAAGAGCTAAGTGAACAGGAGGTGAGTGTTAATGATATTAATGATAGATAA
- a CDS encoding peptidyl-prolyl cis-trans isomerase produces MFNHKLLYAIIAVLVLSNSYFLFTSIKKDDNDVVAKVGEVEITKEMWSEKLTKQFGQDVLKDMINREVVFQLAKKQGLKISPEVIDKEVSLYKVMHDQSSHELENLPDFDEAKLREEIEYILLLEEIYTQDIVISEAEIRNYYDENRSLFEQDDIYYLSHIVVKTEEEANEVLAELNAGSSFEALALERSLDMITASRGGDIGYVERNSYSVPEEYVHVADSLSVGEVSSPIEIAEGYAIIVLKEEIPGTSYAFEDMKREIRRQLALQQIEGDINAEHLWNELGVVWQYNEH; encoded by the coding sequence ATGTTTAATCACAAATTGCTTTATGCAATTATTGCAGTACTAGTATTATCTAATAGCTATTTCTTATTTACGAGCATAAAGAAAGATGACAACGATGTTGTAGCAAAGGTTGGAGAAGTTGAAATTACTAAAGAAATGTGGAGTGAAAAATTAACTAAGCAGTTTGGGCAAGACGTTTTAAAGGATATGATTAATCGCGAAGTAGTATTTCAATTAGCAAAGAAGCAAGGCTTAAAAATTTCACCAGAAGTTATTGATAAAGAAGTTAGTTTATATAAAGTAATGCATGATCAATCTTCACATGAATTAGAGAATTTACCAGACTTTGATGAAGCTAAGTTACGAGAAGAAATAGAATATATCTTATTGCTAGAAGAGATATATACGCAAGATATTGTTATTTCTGAAGCAGAAATAAGAAATTATTATGATGAAAACAGATCGCTGTTCGAACAAGACGATATCTATTACTTATCTCACATTGTAGTAAAGACAGAAGAAGAAGCGAATGAAGTATTAGCAGAATTGAATGCAGGGTCGAGTTTTGAGGCTTTAGCTTTGGAGAGATCTTTAGATATGATAACAGCTTCAAGGGGTGGCGACATCGGATATGTTGAGCGAAACTCTTATTCTGTACCTGAAGAATATGTTCATGTCGCAGATTCTTTGTCAGTCGGTGAAGTAAGTTCTCCTATAGAAATTGCTGAGGGTTATGCTATTATCGTTTTGAAAGAAGAAATTCCAGGGACTTCGTATGCTTTTGAAGATATGAAAAGGGAAATACGAAGACAACTTGCTTTGCAACAAATCGAAGGAGATATTAATGCTGAGCATTTATGGAATGAACTAGGGGTAGTGTGGCAATATAATGAACATTAA
- the folB gene encoding dihydroneopterin aldolase, protein MDKIYVSGMKFYGYHGVFPEENKLGQRFIVDVTLELPLKAAGATDDLEETVNYATVYETVKEVVEGPPKKLVESVAEEIAARLLLNPKIHFCTIKMIKPDPPINGHYDSVAVEIGRGTRGSNG, encoded by the coding sequence ATCGATAAAATATATGTTTCAGGAATGAAGTTTTATGGGTATCACGGTGTTTTTCCCGAGGAAAATAAGTTGGGTCAGCGCTTTATTGTTGATGTAACATTAGAATTGCCATTAAAAGCAGCGGGTGCAACGGATGATTTGGAAGAAACCGTTAACTATGCAACGGTTTATGAAACAGTGAAAGAAGTAGTTGAAGGTCCCCCTAAAAAGCTAGTAGAGTCAGTTGCTGAAGAAATAGCTGCTAGATTGCTCCTAAATCCGAAAATACACTTTTGTACAATAAAGATGATAAAGCCAGATCCCCCTATTAACGGTCATTATGATTCAGTAGCTGTTGAAATAGGAAGAGGTACTAGAGGTTCCAATGGATAA
- the pabC gene encoding aminodeoxychorismate lyase, which produces MYVYLNGQIVKEEEATISIFEHGFMYGLGVFETLRVYEGHPFLFHDHMERMARSLKQVGIIMPEKWQKELLSNLIILLEANNYKNAYVRINISAGAGSLGLQVEPYVSPTIIIYSKPMPVLSNNLQGKHLQLLKTRRNTPEGPDRIKSHHFLNNVIGKREVGECTNIEGLFLTKDGFVAEGVVSNIFWVKDGVLYTPALSTGILGGITRGFILCLANKLEIPYRVGKFKLEHLLNCEEAFVTNSIQEIVPIKGIEKMKFTAKNELTEMFKENYEKHRTSLWSTVNI; this is translated from the coding sequence ATGTATGTCTATTTAAATGGACAAATAGTAAAAGAAGAAGAAGCTACTATTTCAATCTTTGAGCACGGTTTTATGTATGGCTTAGGTGTTTTCGAAACGCTCCGTGTTTATGAGGGACATCCATTTTTATTTCATGACCATATGGAGCGGATGGCTAGGAGCTTAAAACAAGTTGGTATTATAATGCCTGAAAAGTGGCAGAAAGAACTGTTGAGTAACCTCATTATATTACTAGAGGCGAACAACTATAAAAACGCTTATGTAAGAATAAACATATCAGCTGGAGCAGGTTCACTTGGACTTCAAGTCGAACCTTATGTAAGCCCGACAATTATTATTTATTCCAAGCCGATGCCCGTGCTATCAAATAACCTACAGGGTAAACATTTGCAACTTCTGAAAACGAGAAGAAATACACCTGAAGGTCCAGATCGAATAAAATCACACCATTTTTTAAATAATGTAATCGGTAAACGTGAAGTTGGTGAATGCACAAATATCGAAGGATTATTCCTAACAAAAGATGGCTTTGTTGCTGAAGGAGTAGTATCGAATATCTTTTGGGTAAAAGATGGTGTGCTATATACTCCGGCACTTTCAACAGGAATCTTAGGGGGAATCACCCGCGGATTTATTTTGTGCTTAGCTAATAAACTTGAAATTCCATATCGAGTAGGTAAATTTAAACTAGAGCACTTACTTAATTGTGAGGAAGCTTTTGTTACAAATTCAATCCAAGAAATTGTTCCGATTAAAGGAATTGAGAAGATGAAATTTACAGCAAAAAATGAATTAACGGAAATGTTCAAAGAAAATTACGAGAAACATCGTACGTCGCTTTGGTCGACCGTTAATATATAA